In the genome of Bacteroides mediterraneensis, the window CTTCATATTTCTTATATGTTTAGGTTGTTTCGTTGATTGTGTCGCAAAAATACAGAATTAGAATCGTTCCAAACAAGCTGAAAATGGGAGAATTTCCAAAAAAACTCGTGGAACTTACAATTTATAACTTTCTTATCATTATTTTTGTTCTCCATTTTATAAATTGTTAGGAAAACATGATTGAATATATCAAAGGAGAACTTGTGGAGGCTACTCCGGCTTGGGTGGTAGTGGATTGTCACGGATTGGGATATGGCATTAATGTGTCGTTGAATACATTTTCGGCGGTACAGGGTAAGAAAGAAGTAAAACTCTATATTTACGAGGCCATCCGGGAAGATGCATACGTGTTGTACGGGTTTTCCACTCGCCAGGAAAGGGAGTTGTTCTTGCTGCTCATCAGTGTGTCGGGTATTGGAGGAAATACGGCACGTATGATTTTGTCGGCGCTTTCTCCCTCGGAACTGTGCAATGTCATCGGCAGTGGGAACGACAAGTTGCTGAAGACCGTGAAAGGTATCGGACTGAAGACTGCGCAGCGCATCATTGTGGAATTGAAGGATAAGATTGCCGTGACAGGCATCGAGAGTGCGGCTACCGTAAAGTCGGTGGCAATGGCTGCCCATTCGGAAGTATATGAGGAGGCAGTGGCGGCTTTGACCATGTTGGGATTTGCCCAGGCTCCGTCGCAGAAGGTGACTGCCCAGATTCTCAAGGAGGAACCGGAGGCACCGGTGGAAAAGGTAATCAAGCTGGCTTTGAAACGGCTTTAAATCAGAATACTATCGTCTGCCAGTACTTCCTTGGAAGTACTCTAGTACTTTTCCGGCAGTACTGGAATACTTCCAAGGAAGTACTGGAGTCCTGCTTAGGGAGTACTGAAAGGTGGAATTAGTATTCGGTGAAAGGGGTGAGGCAATCTTAAAGAATTTTTCATCTGTTTTGAAGCAATACATTTTTTTTGTTCCTTTGTGAAGTTTATTGATTAAAAAATTAAGTAGCATGACATTTGCAAGCATTGTATGGGATGTGGATCCGGTGCTGGTTCATTTGGGTTCGCTCGAAATCCGTTGGTACGGTTTGATGTGGGGTTTGGGATTTATCCTGGCCTACGAAATAGGTTCCCGTATGTTGAAGAAAGAAGGCTGTCCGGATAATTGGGCCGACAAACTTTTTATGTACTGCATCGTCAGCAGTGTAATAGGAGCCCGTCTGGGACATTGTCTTTTTTACGAGTGGGATTATTATGGAGCGCATCCCATTGAGATTCTGAAAATCTGGAAAGGGGGACTGGCCAGTCATGGGGGCGTTTTTGCTCTGATACTGGCATTGATTTGGTATTCCAAGACCGTCACGAAGAAAAGTGTATGGTGGTTGTTCGACCGTCTGATTCCGGCTGTAGCCGTGGTTTGTATATGCATCCGTTTCGGTAACCTGATGAATTCCGAGATTTTCGGTTTCCCGACCACCTTGCCGTGGGGATTTGAATTTGTGCGTTCACGTGAATGGCAGGAACTGTATAACCAGAACGGAGTGGCACAGGCCTGTCATCCTACCCAGATATATGAGATGCTGTATTGCCTGGTAGCTTTGATTGTTTCCTGGGTGATGTACCACAAGTATCATCTTGGAAAACGGGTAGGGTTGATTACAGGTGTAGCCTTACTGATATTTTTCGGAGCCCGGTTTGGATTGGAATTTATGAAAAATCCGCAGGTGGCCGAAGAAGTGGGGATGACTCTGAACATCGGGCAATGGTTGAGCGTACCTTTGATTCTGTTGGGCATTTATCTGATAGCTACAAGCAAGAAACGGAAAGAAGCGTTTTGATAATCTCTGATAATAAGTGACTTCCTCTTAGGAGGTGAACTTATCGTACGAATGTTTCATCTTTGAACAACTATGTTTCATGTAACATAATTGTTCGAGGATGAAACATTTTTTATATGCCTTTTTGGAGTGGAGGGGTACATTTGCAATGCCGTTTTGAAAACGGTGAGAAACAATCTTATGTTTAACTTAATCTTATGCGTAAATGAAAAGCAATAAACGAGCATTCTTATTTACACTCCTGTTCTCAATGGTGTGTATGGTATTGCAAGCGCAAAGTTTGCAGGTCGAAGGGACTGTAATTTCAAAGTCTGATGGGGAACCGATTATTGGAGCCTCCGTTCTTGAAAAAGGTACAACAAACGGTACGATTACCGATCTTGATGGAAAATTCTCTTTATCAGTAAAACAAGGATCAGAAATTGTTATTTCTTATGTGGGTTTTAAAACTCAAACTTTGAAAGCTGCGGCAGTTTTGCATGTAAACTTGGTGGAAGATACGGAAATGTTGCAGGAAGTAGTGGTTACAGGTTATACCACCCAGCGTAAGGCTGATTTGACCGGTTCTGTGGCTGTGGTTTCTACAGATGCGTTGAAAACTGCTCCAGACCCAGACCCGATGAAAGCTTTGCAAGGAAAAGTGGCTGGTATGACAGTTACGACCAACGGCTCTCCGAGTGGTACGGCTACGGTACGTATTCGCGGTATCGGTTCTTTTAATTCTTCTCAGGATCCGCTTTATGTGATTGATGGTGTGCCTACCAACATGTCTCTGAATTCATTGAATGCCAATGATATTGAGAGTATGCAGGTGTTGAAGGATGCGGCTTCTGCCTCTATCTATGGTTCACGAGCTTCGAACGGTGTAATCATCATTACTACTAAAAAAGGAAAGAAGGCAGACAAGGTGAAAGTCGATTTCTCTGCTAATCTGACTGCTCAGTTTTATTCTTCTCAGTCATTGATGAATGTTTGTAATTCATCGGAATACGCTACAGCCATGGCACAGGCCGCATTGAATGATGGATTGGATCCGGTGGCGTATGCCAGCAACTATGGCCTGAACTTAAATGCAGCTTCAGGTACACCGATTACTGTGTGGAATCCAAGTACCAGCCAGTATGTGAATTATACGGTCAACGGATTGTATGACGGATTCATCAACAGCAAGAAGACGATGCGTTATTCTGATACAGACTGGTTGGATGAAATTTCAAGAGTCGGTTTCTCTCAGAATTATGACCTTTCTCTTTCGCATGCGAATGACAAGCATTCAACGATGTTCTCATTGGGTTACAAGAAGAACAACGGTATCTTGAAGTATACGGATTTCGAAAATATTTCAGCCCGTATGAACTCTTCATACAATGTGAACAAGTATGTGACTATCGGCGAGAACTTCACAGTGACTTATTCAAGTCAGGTGGATTGCGCCCCGATGGAAAACGCGTTGAAGATGGCACCGACTGTACCGGTATATGAAACAGACGGGACCACTTTTGCTGGTCCGGTGGGCGGTATGAGCGACCGTCAGAACCCGATGCGTGAATTGTATCAGAACAAAGACAATCATTTGGACTATTGGCGTCTGTTTGGTAACGGATATGTAGATATCAAGCCTTTCAAAGGTTTTGTTTTCCGTTCCAACTTCGGTATTGATACGTATAATTCAATCATTAACTCAATGACGCACACTTTCCATTCTGATATTGTCAACAATGATATCGCTAAGACTACCTTGTCAAATAAGAATGAAGTGAACTGGACATGGTCGAATACCATTAACTACAATTTCAATGTGGCAAAGAAACATGATTTCAATGTTTTGTTGGGATCTGAATTGTCAAAGCAAAGTTCTATTGATTTCTCAGCTTATTCAGAAGGCTATGCATTGGAAGATGTGGATTATATGTGGCCGAACGCTGCTACGGGCGTCATGAAGAATACAGGTGCGAAAGTAGGTTATCGTCTGGCTTCTTTCTTTGGTAAGATTGACTATAATTTTGATGACTTGGTGCTGGCTTCATTCACTATCCGTCAAGATGGTTCTTCTCGTTTTGGTAAAGGTCACCGTTGGGGTACTTTCCCGGCAGCTACATTGGGTTTGCGTGTGTCTAAATGGATAAAGGCAAGCTGGATGGATGACTGGAAAGTGAGATTGTCTTGGGGACAGACAGGTAACCAGGCAATTGATAACAATGCACAGTTTGGTCTGTATGTCGTGGATTACGGGTTGGACCGTGTGACTTCTACCGCATACGACTTGTATCTTCAGGGTTCAGGTACGTTCCCTTCAGGATATCGTGCTACTCAGCTTGCCAATCCTGATTTGAAATGGGAATCGGCTACGCAGTATAACGTAGGTACCGACTTTACACTTTTGAACGGCAGTTTGTATGGTACAATCGATGGATATGTGAAGAATGTCAGTGATATGTTGATTAATCCGGCTTACTTGGGTGCCATTGGTGAAGGAGGTGCTTCTTGGTTGAATGGTCCTTCTTTGCGCAACTGGGGTATGGAATTCAACGTAGGATACCGTAAGTCACTGGCTTGTGGACTGGGCTTGGATGTCAGTGCCAATATAGACTTCTTCCGTAACAAGGTTACTTATCTGCCGTCGACTACTACTGGAGCTTATGCCCATACTTCTAAAGAAAATTTAGTGGAATCAGGTATGCCTTATGGTTCTTCTGTAGGATATATAGTAGAAGGCTTGTTCCAGAATCAGGCTGAAGTAGACGCTTCCGGACAGGCTAATGCCCGTGTGGGTGGTTTGAAATATGCAGACTTGGATGGAGATGACGTCATTACATCCAATGACCAGGATTGGATTTATAATCCGGTTCCTGCTTTCTCTTATGGTTTGAACATCGCACTGAATTACAAGAATTTCGATTTGACAATGTTCTGGCAGGGCGTTTGCAATCAGGATGTATATAACAACCAGAAAGCACAGACAGACTTCTGGAGTATTGTAGATGCTGGTTCTAACAAAGGAACCCGTTTGCTGGGTGCTTGGAATACCAACAACACAAGTTCTACGATTCCGGCTTTGACGACCAATAACACCGCAGATGAAGGTAGAGCTTCCAGCTACTATGTAGAGAATGGATCGTATATGAAATTGCGTACCCTCCAATTGGGATACACGGTACCTGCTTCTTTCTTGTCTAAGTTTAAGATGTCTAGTGCCAGAATCTACGTGTCAGGTCAAAACCTGCTGACTATCAAGAGCAAGAGTCTGACTTGTCCGGACCCGGAAAACCCGAACTGGAATTACCCGCTTGCAACTTCTGTATCATTTGGTTTACAAATTGGTTTCTAATTTAAAATAATGAATATGATGAAAAAATATATATTGCTGGCAGCTTGCGCACTGGGTTTGTCATTGAGTAGCTGTGAAGATTTTTTGAATTATACTCCGACTGCAGTAGTAGACGAAGATAAGGCCTTCTCTGATCCGGAGAAAATGGTAAATGCGGCTTACGCTATGTTGGGCGACTGTTGGTACACT includes:
- the lgt gene encoding prolipoprotein diacylglyceryl transferase, whose protein sequence is MTFASIVWDVDPVLVHLGSLEIRWYGLMWGLGFILAYEIGSRMLKKEGCPDNWADKLFMYCIVSSVIGARLGHCLFYEWDYYGAHPIEILKIWKGGLASHGGVFALILALIWYSKTVTKKSVWWLFDRLIPAVAVVCICIRFGNLMNSEIFGFPTTLPWGFEFVRSREWQELYNQNGVAQACHPTQIYEMLYCLVALIVSWVMYHKYHLGKRVGLITGVALLIFFGARFGLEFMKNPQVAEEVGMTLNIGQWLSVPLILLGIYLIATSKKRKEAF
- the ruvA gene encoding Holliday junction branch migration protein RuvA yields the protein MIEYIKGELVEATPAWVVVDCHGLGYGINVSLNTFSAVQGKKEVKLYIYEAIREDAYVLYGFSTRQERELFLLLISVSGIGGNTARMILSALSPSELCNVIGSGNDKLLKTVKGIGLKTAQRIIVELKDKIAVTGIESAATVKSVAMAAHSEVYEEAVAALTMLGFAQAPSQKVTAQILKEEPEAPVEKVIKLALKRL
- a CDS encoding TonB-dependent receptor, whose amino-acid sequence is MKSNKRAFLFTLLFSMVCMVLQAQSLQVEGTVISKSDGEPIIGASVLEKGTTNGTITDLDGKFSLSVKQGSEIVISYVGFKTQTLKAAAVLHVNLVEDTEMLQEVVVTGYTTQRKADLTGSVAVVSTDALKTAPDPDPMKALQGKVAGMTVTTNGSPSGTATVRIRGIGSFNSSQDPLYVIDGVPTNMSLNSLNANDIESMQVLKDAASASIYGSRASNGVIIITTKKGKKADKVKVDFSANLTAQFYSSQSLMNVCNSSEYATAMAQAALNDGLDPVAYASNYGLNLNAASGTPITVWNPSTSQYVNYTVNGLYDGFINSKKTMRYSDTDWLDEISRVGFSQNYDLSLSHANDKHSTMFSLGYKKNNGILKYTDFENISARMNSSYNVNKYVTIGENFTVTYSSQVDCAPMENALKMAPTVPVYETDGTTFAGPVGGMSDRQNPMRELYQNKDNHLDYWRLFGNGYVDIKPFKGFVFRSNFGIDTYNSIINSMTHTFHSDIVNNDIAKTTLSNKNEVNWTWSNTINYNFNVAKKHDFNVLLGSELSKQSSIDFSAYSEGYALEDVDYMWPNAATGVMKNTGAKVGYRLASFFGKIDYNFDDLVLASFTIRQDGSSRFGKGHRWGTFPAATLGLRVSKWIKASWMDDWKVRLSWGQTGNQAIDNNAQFGLYVVDYGLDRVTSTAYDLYLQGSGTFPSGYRATQLANPDLKWESATQYNVGTDFTLLNGSLYGTIDGYVKNVSDMLINPAYLGAIGEGGASWLNGPSLRNWGMEFNVGYRKSLACGLGLDVSANIDFFRNKVTYLPSTTTGAYAHTSKENLVESGMPYGSSVGYIVEGLFQNQAEVDASGQANARVGGLKYADLDGDDVITSNDQDWIYNPVPAFSYGLNIALNYKNFDLTMFWQGVCNQDVYNNQKAQTDFWSIVDAGSNKGTRLLGAWNTNNTSSTIPALTTNNTADEGRASSYYVENGSYMKLRTLQLGYTVPASFLSKFKMSSARIYVSGQNLLTIKSKSLTCPDPENPNWNYPLATSVSFGLQIGF